Sequence from the Candidatus Effluviviaceae Genus V sp. genome:
CTCGCGCTGGCGATGCGGCCATCGATCGTCATCCTCGATGAGCCGACGACCGCCCTCGACGTCATCGTCGAGCGGGAGATCCTCGAGCGCATCCGTGAGCTCCAGCGTGAGCTCGGGTTCGCGGTGCTCTTCATCACGCACGACCTGGCGCGGATGCTCCAGGTGTCCGACCGCGTCGCGGTCTTCTACGCCGCGCGGCTCGCCGAGGTCGGTCCCGCGAAGACGTTGAAGGAGTCGCCGCGCCATCCGTACACCGACGGGCTCCTGCGGGCGTTCCCGTCGGTCCAGCCCGGCGGTCCGGAGCCCGTGAGCATCGGCGGCCAGCCCGCGAGCCTGAGGAAGCCGCCCTCCGGCTGCAGGTTCCATCCCCGCTGTCCCTACGCGATCGATGTCTGCTCCACGAAACAGCCGGGCCCGATCGAGATCGGACCCGGCCATATCTCCGCCTGCCATCGCGCCCGTGAGCTGCCCTCGCTCATCGAGAAGCGCGTCTAGGAACCTCTGCCGGGGCGAGCGCGTCTCGCGCCCGCCGCCGCGAGCCCTCGCGTGCACCTCACGACACCGAAGGCCCCCGCGGCGCTCCTAGAGCGCCACGTGCACGTACGTTCTGATCTCCCACTCCGAGCCTTCCTCGTCGCCGGCCGACTCCGCGTCGTACCGGTTCGAGTTCAGGTCGAGGGAGCGCCACTTGCCCGACACGCCGATGCGCGTCTGCGCGTCGCCGAACCAGCGCGGCTGCCCCAGCGAGTACGAGATGTCGCCGCCGACCTGCAGCGGGTACGTCAGGTTGAAGTCGCGGTGGTAATCGTACGGACCCCAGCCGTTGACGGCGACGTTCGCGCCGACGGCCCACGGGCCGTGCGTGACGGTTCCGTCCGCGCTGAAGGTCTCGATGGTCCGGTTGAGCGTTTCGTTCTCGTCCGACGGGTCCCATCCTCTGGGCTGCGTCCGCTCGTAGACGAGCGTGGCGACCATCCTGGTCCGGGCCGCGAGCTTCGAGACGAGCCGCGCGTTGATGCTCCAGAGGTCCTCGGGCGGGGGAGAGGCGCCGAAAGAGTAGACGGTCACGCCGTCCTCCGCGATGAAGTTCGTCACGTCCATCGTCGTCGGCAGGTGCCGGTAGACGAACCCGATGCTCGCAGCCAGCGGGGCGTCCTCGCGGACGTTGTTGTCCCACTGCCAGAACCACGTCGCGGGCGTCGGGTCGTACGTGAAGAGGAGCTCGCCGCCCACCTGTTCGCGGTTCCCTCTGACGGCGAACGGGTCCGAGAGGACGTTCCGCGGCCGCCCGGGGTCGGGTACATCGTCCGGGATCGGGCCGATGATCGGTTCCTGCCAGAGGAAGTTCGGCGCGATCTGGAGGTTCCCGACGTTGACCGCGAGGCCCGTCAGGAAGTTCGTCTGGTTGCCGAGACCGGAGTCCTTGAGCTGCCAGCCGGTGAACGTGATGATCGGGTCCGGACCGGCGTTCGCCACGAGTCCCATCCGCGCCGCCTGCGCGTACCAGTGCCAGCGGCCCTTCTGCCACGTGACCTTCGCCTTCCCTCCGAACGTGTCGCCGTCGATGATCTCGTCCTCGTAGACGACGTCGTCCTCGACGATCTGGAACTCGTCACCGACCTTCGTGCTGCCCGACCAGAGCGCTCCGCCCTGGAGGTTCCAGTCGCCGTAGCCGGTCTCGAACTGCAGCGAGACCTTGCGGGTCTTGGGCTCGGGGATCGCGATCGACGTGCTCACGGACGACTGCTCGTCGATGTCCTCGTGGTAGACGGCGGTCGCGTTCAGGGGCCCGATCTGCTTGCGGTACTTGAGCAGCACGGCCGGGTTCGCGCCCCACCAGAGCTGCGGGCCGAACGCGACCTTGAGTCCGTCGAAGTGCTTCTTGCCGGCGAGTTCGAACCCCACGGGCGCCATGCCGTTGTAGATGTCGACGTTCTCGCCGTAGTAGGCGTCCCGGTAGAGACCGAAGAAGTCGCCCTCGTGCTTCCAGTGGAGATGACCCGTCCGGTAGAAGCCGTCGAGCATGAACCACTTGTCGTCCCACGAGACCGAGGCCTGATAGACCTTCACCCGTTCGACGTCCCCGATCTCGGTCTCGCCGACGGTGCGCTTGCGGCCGCGGTTCTCGTAGAAGATCTCGTCGATCGGGTTCTCCGGCACATTACCGAGGATGTTGACCGACACCTTTCCGCTCACGCTCTCGGTCGGCTTCACCTCGACGTCGATGTAGAACGACTCGAGATGGTCGAACCCCTGGAACGACGGGTAGCCCTCGGCCGAGCCGTCGTTGTCCTCCGGCGTCGTCGTGTGCTCGCCGCCTGTGTTGAACGTCTCGAACTCGAGCCGGACGTCCGAGACGTGCACGCGCTCGCGCGGCTCGCCCAGAAGCGCCGCCCGGTCGCTCCTGGCCTGAAGGGCCGCCGTGGCCGGCCGGATCGGCGCGAAATGCTCGCGGATGGCCTGGAGGTCGGTCGTCGGGGCGTACGGGTCGAGCTTGAAGGCCCGGCGGAGCGCGTAGTAGGCCGCGCGCGGGTAGACCTGGTAGAGGCCGCGGTGGTCGGGCGGGCCCTTGGCCGTGATGCCCCACCACTCCTCGTTCATGTTGTACTCGCCCTCGACGTAGTCCTCTATGTAGCCGCCGTTCGGCCAGGACGCGTGCGTGTCGTGGATGTCGAGACGGCTCTCCTGCAGGTACTTCCACCAGCCGTCCGACCACTGGAAGATGTAGCCGCCGATGGCGTTCCCGACGCGTCCCTTGCCGTACGACTGTTCGTAGATCTCCTGCCACTGGCCGATGAGGTACTTGGCCTGCATCAGCTGGTCCTCGCGCATCTCCCTCGCGTTGTAGGCGTCGGCTCCGAACTCGGTGTAGACGATGGGGATGCCGAGCTTCTCCTCGACGACCGCGTAGAGGTCGCGCGCCGAGATGCCGCGGTAGACGTTCGTGCCGAGGATGTCGAGGCTCGTGCACTCCTCGGCGATGATGTCGATGTACTGCAGATCGCCGTTCGCGATGGCGACGAGCTTCTCAGGATCGGCGCGGTTGATCTCCCGCGTGATGTCCTCGAAGAGCGAATAGAGGTAGCGCGCTCTGGCCTCGTCGCGCTGGCCCTCGGGCAGCGCCTCGATCTCGAACGAGGACCAGTGGAGGCCGTAGTTGTTCTCGTTGCCGAGGAGCCAGAAGATCACGCCCGGCGTGTCCCGGTAGAGCTCGACCCACTCGATGATCTCCTCGGTCACGAGCTTTCGGAACCGCGGGTCCGAGTAGTCGACCGACGGCACCCAGGCGCCGTCGATGGTGTAGCCGTAGCGGCCCACCGTGTGGTTCAGCATCGTGGTGATGCCGTACTCCTCGTAGATGTACTGGACCCACCGGGGCGGGATGCCGACGTAGAGGCGGATCGAGTTGACGCCCATATCCTGAAGGAGCGGCATCTCGCGGTCGAGCACCGTCTTGATGAAGTCCTCGGGCTGGGCCCACAGGTTGTAGAGGTAGTTCTCGCCGATCGGCACGTAGCCCCAGTTCATGCCGAAGACCATGGTGTCCTCGCCGTCGAGCAGGAGCTTCTGTCCCTCGAGGTCGGAGACGATGCTCACCTCCGGCTCGGCGGAAACGACGGCGGTCGCGGCGGTCAGGATCACCGCGGCGGCAAGGGCCGTCGTCCACAGGATCGTTCTCGTACGCTTCGACTTCACGGGTTCCTCCTGGTTCCGTCCCCGGTGCTGCTTCGAGTTTCTTCGTCGTCATCTACGGCGTTCGCCGCGATCGTGTCGCGGTACCAGTGCGCGCTCGCCTTCGGTGTGCGCTCGCATGTCTCGAAGTCGACGTGGTAGAGACCGAAGCGCTTCGTGTACCCGTGGCCCCACTCGAAGTTGTCCATGAGCGACCAGTGGAAATAGCCCCTGAGCGGCACGCCGGCCTCGATGGCGCGGTGCGCTGCGATGAGATGGTCGCGGAGGTAGGCGATGCGTCGCGGGTCCTCGATGCGCTCCCCGGCACGGTCGGGCTCCGGCAGCGCGATACCGTTCTCCGTCACGTACATCGGGCCCGGCGCGTACTCCTCGTGGACCCGGATGAGAAGATCGGTCAGTCCGTCGGGATAGACCTCCCAGCCCATCTCCGTGAACTCCGCGCCGGGCGCCGGCTCGGCCCGCTCCGGTCCTCCGTCCGGTCCGGCCTTCATGACCGCACGGGTGTAGTAGTTGACCCCGAGAAGGTCGATCGGTGTCTGTATGGTCTCCATGTCGCCCTTCTCGACGAACGGCAGCCGCCCGCTCTCGAGATGGCCGCGTCGGACGCGGTCGCGGACGCCGTCCTGCGGATACTCGCCGCGGAAAAGCGGGTCCAGATACCACGTGTTGAAGAAGCTGTCGAACCAGCGCGCGGCCTCGCGGTCACCATCGGTGTCGGAGTGCGGGAACGACGGCACGAGGTTGAGCACGATGCCGACGCGCGCGTCGGCGACCTCTCGGCGTACGGCCTCTGTCGCGAGCCCGTGGGAGAGGAGGAGGTGGTGCGCAGCCCGAAGCGCCGCCCCCGGGTCCCGCCATCCCGGGGCGTGGCAGCCGTCCTCGTAGCCCAGCGTCGCGACAACCCACGGCTCGTTGTGCGTCGTCCAGAACCGGACGCGGTCGCCGAGCCGTGCCGCGACGGCGCGGGCGTACTCGACGAACGCCGGGACCGTCCCGCGCGAGGACCAGCCGCCCGGTTCGAGGAGCTCGACGGGCATGTCCCAGTGGTTGAGCGTGATGAACGGTTCGATGCCGTGCTCCAGGAGCGCGTCGACGAGCGCGTCGTAGAAGTCGAGGCCGGTCGCGTTGGGTTCGGTTCCGCCCGGCATGACCCGCGACCAGGAGGTCGAGAAGCGGTACGAGGTCACGCCGAGCCACGCCATGATCCCGACGTCCTCGCGCATGCGGTGGTAGTGGTCGCACGCCACGAACGGGGTCGAGCCGTCCTCGATGGTCCCCTCCTGGAGCGCGAAGGCGTCCCACACGGAGTCGCCGCGTCCGCCCTCACTGCGTGCGCCCTCGATCTGCTGGGCCGAGGTCGCCACGCCCCAGAGGAAGTCGTCGGGGAAGCGGTGTACCGCCACGGGAGTCACTCCTTCGCGGTTTCGGGGTAGAGGTGGCACCGCACCCGGCGCGACTCGACCGTCCGGTACGAGGGGTCGATCGTCCGGCAGACGTCCATGACGTCGGGACAGCGGGGTGCGAAGGGGCAGCCTTCCTCCGGTTCGTCGGACGGGTCGCGTTCGACCTCGGGCGCCTCGGAGCTCAGCGTGCCGACGTCGGCGATGGAGGAGAGGAGCGCGCGCGTGTACGGGTGCGCCGGCGACGTGACGAGCTCGTCCGCAGGGCCGCCCTCAACGATCCTGCCGCGGAAGAGCACCAGCACGCGGTCCGCGAGGTGGCGGGCCGACGCGAGGTCGTGCGTGATGAGAAGCATGGCCAGCCGCCGCGTCTCCTTGAGGTCGGCGAGGAGCGTCAGGATGTCCATGCGGATCGAGACGTCGAGCATTGAGGTCGGCTCGTCGGCGATGAGGAGGTCCGGGTCGACCGCGAGGGCACGCGCGATGGCGACGCGCTGGCGCTGCCCGCCCGAGAGCTCGTACGGCCTGCGCGCGATGAACTCCTCGGCCGGCTCCAGACCCACCACGTGCAGGAGCTCGACGGCCTTGTCGCGGACGTTCTTCGTCGTTGCGCGCTTGT
This genomic interval carries:
- a CDS encoding ATP-binding cassette domain-containing protein, coding for ERALFLLDLVGIPRDRLDSFAHQLSGGMRQRVGIALALAMRPSIVILDEPTTALDVIVEREILERIRELQRELGFAVLFITHDLARMLQVSDRVAVFYAARLAEVGPAKTLKESPRHPYTDGLLRAFPSVQPGGPEPVSIGGQPASLRKPPSGCRFHPRCPYAIDVCSTKQPGPIEIGPGHISACHRARELPSLIEKRV
- a CDS encoding glycosidase, whose protein sequence is MILTAATAVVSAEPEVSIVSDLEGQKLLLDGEDTMVFGMNWGYVPIGENYLYNLWAQPEDFIKTVLDREMPLLQDMGVNSIRLYVGIPPRWVQYIYEEYGITTMLNHTVGRYGYTIDGAWVPSVDYSDPRFRKLVTEEIIEWVELYRDTPGVIFWLLGNENNYGLHWSSFEIEALPEGQRDEARARYLYSLFEDITREINRADPEKLVAIANGDLQYIDIIAEECTSLDILGTNVYRGISARDLYAVVEEKLGIPIVYTEFGADAYNAREMREDQLMQAKYLIGQWQEIYEQSYGKGRVGNAIGGYIFQWSDGWWKYLQESRLDIHDTHASWPNGGYIEDYVEGEYNMNEEWWGITAKGPPDHRGLYQVYPRAAYYALRRAFKLDPYAPTTDLQAIREHFAPIRPATAALQARSDRAALLGEPRERVHVSDVRLEFETFNTGGEHTTTPEDNDGSAEGYPSFQGFDHLESFYIDVEVKPTESVSGKVSVNILGNVPENPIDEIFYENRGRKRTVGETEIGDVERVKVYQASVSWDDKWFMLDGFYRTGHLHWKHEGDFFGLYRDAYYGENVDIYNGMAPVGFELAGKKHFDGLKVAFGPQLWWGANPAVLLKYRKQIGPLNATAVYHEDIDEQSSVSTSIAIPEPKTRKVSLQFETGYGDWNLQGGALWSGSTKVGDEFQIVEDDVVYEDEIIDGDTFGGKAKVTWQKGRWHWYAQAARMGLVANAGPDPIITFTGWQLKDSGLGNQTNFLTGLAVNVGNLQIAPNFLWQEPIIGPIPDDVPDPGRPRNVLSDPFAVRGNREQVGGELLFTYDPTPATWFWQWDNNVREDAPLAASIGFVYRHLPTTMDVTNFIAEDGVTVYSFGASPPPEDLWSINARLVSKLAARTRMVATLVYERTQPRGWDPSDENETLNRTIETFSADGTVTHGPWAVGANVAVNGWGPYDYHRDFNLTYPLQVGGDISYSLGQPRWFGDAQTRIGVSGKWRSLDLNSNRYDAESAGDEEGSEWEIRTYVHVAL
- a CDS encoding beta-glucosidase, which translates into the protein MAVHRFPDDFLWGVATSAQQIEGARSEGGRGDSVWDAFALQEGTIEDGSTPFVACDHYHRMREDVGIMAWLGVTSYRFSTSWSRVMPGGTEPNATGLDFYDALVDALLEHGIEPFITLNHWDMPVELLEPGGWSSRGTVPAFVEYARAVAARLGDRVRFWTTHNEPWVVATLGYEDGCHAPGWRDPGAALRAAHHLLLSHGLATEAVRREVADARVGIVLNLVPSFPHSDTDGDREAARWFDSFFNTWYLDPLFRGEYPQDGVRDRVRRGHLESGRLPFVEKGDMETIQTPIDLLGVNYYTRAVMKAGPDGGPERAEPAPGAEFTEMGWEVYPDGLTDLLIRVHEEYAPGPMYVTENGIALPEPDRAGERIEDPRRIAYLRDHLIAAHRAIEAGVPLRGYFHWSLMDNFEWGHGYTKRFGLYHVDFETCERTPKASAHWYRDTIAANAVDDDEETRSSTGDGTRRNP
- a CDS encoding ATP-binding cassette domain-containing protein; translation: GSGKSTVARILLRLEQPDEGRILLDGTPILEKEPRRASLAYRRVVQMVFQDPFGSLNRTHDIQHHLARPLLRHKRATTKNVRDKAVELLHVVGLEPAEEFIARRPYELSGGQRQRVAIARALAVDPDLLIADEPTSMLDVSIRMDILTLLADLKETRRLAMLLITHDLASARHLADRVLVLFRGRIVEGGPADELVTSPAHPYTRALLSSIADVGTLSSEAPEVERDPSDEPEEGCPFAPRCPDVMDVCRTIDPSYRTVESRRVRCHLYPETAKE